Proteins found in one Lachancea thermotolerans CBS 6340 chromosome C complete sequence genomic segment:
- the PBI1 gene encoding Pbi1p (similar to uniprot|Q08984 Saccharomyces cerevisiae YPL272C Hypothetical ORF): MSSVLRVYRNLTPTEKTILCETATGVKNGVLFSATYYKNFPNKDLSDNETLRSDMNQRLSDSMIWKALLKVIKEHAELRCAVSRNLEFEPVDKIDFEDVVRKIEFDCYADEQVNCYNGVPPYLLRHIFDKCHFTLGQKQPLWQLFVIDGTMVVFHGHDVLFDTFAAANFHKLFLQALNSLSESCTSPRPVFKGGKILPTLPRALFQKQEPQAASSITDAFYSQSQAILRSLYNLAIKKPLRFIESGRIEHSTEQHSGTPEPLNYPNHLCGTVVFGTISTPRFKILKGILNDHKISMKTFIISATLFCLQPVLDSSEDKITFSLPINLRDLIPWSSPLGIYHRNVLIECPLGTAGRNSNCSAGSYVSNPELLEGMTLSDANQTNADQADPESLFERTVTHVSNELKKALQDLETGKFKDMDMMKMEQEAKFYAAASGSKIIEINDLSEIDLSNVNPSQYVVEDICATKSRCNNTFMSISYSFSSTCGLNLGIHYSEDCEMNYFVESFEAFLENYPKFVC, encoded by the coding sequence ATGTCATCAGTTTTGAGAGTCTACAGAAATCTTACACCAACTGAGAAAACAATATTATGCGAAACGGCGACTGGCGTGAAGAACGGCGTCCTGTTTTCTGCAACATACTACAAGAACTTTCCAAATAAAGACTTGAGTGACAATGAAACTCTCCGTTCAGATATGAATCAAAGATTAAGTGACTCCATGATTTGGAAAGCATTATTAAAAGTCATTAAAGAGCACGCCGAGCTCCGTTGTgcagtttcaagaaacttggaATTTGAACCTGTTGACAAAatagattttgaagatgtAGTGCGCAAGATTGAATTTGATTGTTACGCTGACGAGCAGGTAAATTGCTACAACGGCGTCCCGCCCTACCTACTCCGTCATATATTCGACAAATGTCATTTCACTTTGGGTCAAAAGCAGCCATTATGGCAGTTATTTGTAATCGACGGCACGATGGTTGTTTTTCATGGCCATGATGTATTGTTTGACACATTTGCTGCCGCGAACTTCCATAAACTGTTCCTACAAGCTCTTAATTCGTTGAGCGAAAGTTGTACCAGCCCAAGACCTGTTTTCAAGGGCGGGAAAATTTTGCCAACCCTGCCTAGagctcttttccaaaaacaagaacctcaagctgcttcttcaattACAGATGCGTTTTACTCTCAATCGCAGGCGATCCTGAGAAGCCTTTATAATTTGGCTATCAAGAAGCCGCTACGCTTCATTGAATCTGGAAGAATAGAGCACTCGACTGAGCAGCATTCTGGCACGCCTGAGCCTTTGAACTACCCCAATCATCTTTGTGGGACTGTTGTATTCGGGACTATAAGCACTCCAAGATTCAAGATACTAAAAGGTATTCTCAACGACCATAAGATTTCAATGAAAACCTTCATTATATCTGCCACATTGTTCTGCCTTCAGCCAGTACTGGACTCGTCAGAGGACAAAATTACCTTCTCTCTACCAATAAACCTTCGCGACTTAATACCATGGTCATCTCCTCTCGGAATTTATCATAGGAATGTTTTAATTGAATGCCCATTGGGAACAGCAGGTAGAAATAGCAACTGTTCAGCTGGTAGCTATGTATCAAATCCAGAGCTTCTAGAAGGAATGACACTAAGCGACGCTAACCAAACTAATGCAGACCAAGCAGACCCCGAATCTttatttgaaagaactgTTACGCATGTGTCTAATGAGTTGAAAAAGGCTCTCCAAGACCTAGAGACTGGAAAATTCAAGGACATGGACATGATGAAAATGGAACAGGAAGCCAAATTTTACGCAGCTGCTTCGGGATCAAAAATCATTGAAATCAACGACTTATCTGAAATAGATTTGAGCAACGTAAACCCCTCTCAATATGTCGTTGAAGACATTTGTGCTACGAAGAGCAGATGCAACAATACTTTTATGTCTATCTCGtactctttttcaagtacttgTGGGCTAAACTTGGGAATCCACTACTCAGAAGATTGTGAAATGAATTATTTTGtcgagagctttgaagcattTCTCGAAAATTATCCTAAGTTTGTGTGCTGA
- the POL5 gene encoding DNA-directed DNA polymerase (similar to uniprot|P39985 Saccharomyces cerevisiae YEL055C): MVAAEVDRDLFYKLASDLSEERLQAIIGLVTQLSKVEKESREWEYVLNRLIKGLSSSRNGARLGYCLCLTEVVASALEKSVLAHADEYLRLLLSTLSRENIKNGKEERGILFGKLFGLQVLLNEPLFSQVFKAEDEINLEFMLTYVGTLIDVALAKTWIRESSMFTLYQAIEKLSPVMGSQKPLKALLTLLDSRGLTQTSEGLAVYLYLFHKSFITTGALRKKGLLEDLKLNSPWKNNDPLSKGNLPAIANALKEINSSEDLSVKQKGIWMPRLHFVWDIILTSFFEGGEYEDKASEPAKKKRKKSSEERHQQIKFPEFWKSVVDESFFNEKSSSERKYLGFLVFEKAFSLAPVSYTHTLLSKNLTRCLINQCGSSERNLHKVSQRVLTTIVDVCKNQPEKTAPSFETLALKEHGSISFDQLTKSKTLNLLLSGKSLTDQQLTLLGEVLTNHLFTSLRDHSRVRFLLDAMLHLVRAHKSAADKVWLAPLLDSLVQQGFFELDENDRQPEVGDETFTVSKLAVERLYSILADLISADYKSEKVCWPRFTVEILMSKLKKNKLLNPMDEELTEILNSSIKTFKTICSEAEKGGKQMQARGFQLIFSVNILQAYSGETDSIPVLQDLNSFHQTLEENKSGSYAGFIEILLSLAAQKKALLRKASLLVWELFVGEASQDDIAVLLEILPARENKEGFSKLFEGDDEGGSDEEEISDELFAEEGASGDNTEEEESGPDSDDQDGEDTEQIDKEATSALVKALNLPESIVNDNGEVHFEDLEDTEDEEISDEDLDDEKMMELDGQLSEIFKRRKEALSKIPTGNKRKQEVKESRENVIAFKHRVVDMLEIFVRWAESELKQGGRPEKSVTSKIISIILPLISCVRTTLDKPLAEKVTKLLKNKICKLKITTDTSLDGLEENLFENSLKSVHEAMLLKKCGQFQNLYFSACSTASMFLAKLFVHRSPRPETYFTLTEVYHKTLNEWFVGGKFSANLFIEFLNWLSIKKQQNSD; this comes from the coding sequence ATGGTCGCCGCTGAAGTAGACCGGGATCTGTTTTACAAGCTCGCGTCAGACTTGTCTGAGGAACGTCTCCAAGCGATAATTGGCTTGGTGACGCAGCtgtcaaaagttgaaaaggagTCTCGCGAGTGGGAGTACGTTCTGAACAGATTGATAAAGGGCCTTTCTTCCAGCAGAAATGGTGCACGTCTCGGTTACTGTCTGTGCCTCACAGAGGTTGTAGCGTCCGCGCTTGAAAAGAGCGTGCTTGCGCATGCAGACGAGTACCTGCGTTTGCTCCTCTCGACGTTGTCTCGggaaaacatcaaaaacggaAAAGAGGAAAGGGGGATTTTATTTgggaagctttttggcttgCAAGTTTTGCTCAACGAGCCCCTCTTTTCACAGGTTTTCAAGGCAGAGGATGAAATTAACCTCGAGTTCATGCTCACCTACGTAGGTACGCTGATTGATGTTGCACTAGCCAAAACTTGGATCCGAGAATCCTCGATGTTCACGCTTTACCAAGCCATCGAGAAGCTTTCGCCTGTTATGGGTTCCCAGAAGCCGCTCAAAGCCTTATTAACACTTTTGGACTCCAGAGGCCTTACGCAGACAAGCGAGGGCCTCGCTGTTTACCTATATCTTTTCCACAAGTCCTTCATTACAACGGGCGCACTACGCAAGAAAGGATTGCTAGAAGATCTAAAGTTAAACTCACCTTGGAAGAACAATGATCCATTGTCGAAGGGCAATCTACCTGCTATCGCGAACGCGCTCAAAGAGATAAATTCAAGTGAGGACCTGTCGGTAAAACAGAAGGGCATTTGGATGCCGCGCCTTCACTTTGTTTGGGATATCATCTTaacaagcttctttgaaggagGTGAATATGAAGACAAAGCTAGCGAACCcgcgaagaaaaagagaaagaaaagctcCGAAGAAAGGCACCAGCAGATCAAGTTTCCTGAGTTTTGGAAGTCTGTTGTCGATGaatccttcttcaacgaaaAATCATCCAGCGAGAGAAAATACCTAGGTTTCCTAGTGTTCGAGAAAGCTTTTAGTCTGGCTCCTGTCAGCTACACGCACACCTTACTTTCCAAAAACCTGACAAGGTGCCTAATCAACCAATGCGGGAGCTCTGAAAGGAATTTGCATAAGGtttctcaaagagttttGACCACCATTGTTGATGTGTGCAAAAACCAACCTGAAAAGACAGCTCCTTCCTTTGAAACTCtcgctttgaaagaacatGGGTCAATAAGCTTCGACCAAttaacaaagtcaaaaaccctaaatcttcttttgtcAGGCAAGTCGCTGACTGACCAGCAACTCACACTTTTGGGTGAAGTTCTAACAAATCATTTATTTACAAGTCTAAGAGATCATTCGCGGGTGAGGTTTCTATTGGACGCAATGCTGCACCTTGTTCGCGCGCATAAATCTGCCGCGGACAAAGTATGGTTAGCACCATTATTAGATTCCCTCGTTCAGCAAGGGTTTTTcgaacttgatgaaaatgacagACAGCCTGAAGTTGGCGATGAAACATTCACCGTCAGCAAACTTGCGGTTGAACGACTATATTCAATCCTTGCGGACCTTATATCCGCAGACTATAAGTCCGAAAAAGTATGTTGGCCACGCTTCACTGTCGAGATTCTAATGTCtaagctcaaaaaaaataagcTTCTTAATCCGatggatgaagagctgaCTGAGATTTTAAACAGCTCGATtaaaaccttcaaaaccatCTGTAGTGAGGCTGAAAAAGGTGGCAAGCAGATGCAGGCCCGTGGTTTTCAATTGATATTTTCTGTGAACATTTTACAAGCTTACTCAGGTGAAACCGATTCCATTCCAGTATTGCAGGATCTCAACAGCTTCCACCAAACGctcgaagaaaacaagAGCGGCTCTTATGCAGGATTTATTGAAATTCTGCTTTCTCTTGCCGCGCAGAAAAAGGCACTTTTAAGGAAGGCCAGTTTACTTGTTTGGGAGCTATTTGTTGGCGAAGCATCTCAAGATGATATTGCGGTTTTATTAGAGATTTTGCCAGCGCGAGAGAATAAAGAGgggttttcaaagctttttgaggGCGATGATGAGGGCGGTTCcgatgaggaagagatATCAGATGAGCTATTTGCAGAAGAGGGAGCTTCGGGGGATAACactgaagaggaagagagtGGCCCAGATTCTGATGACCAGGATGGTGAAGATACAGAACAGATTGATAAAGAGGCAACTAGCGCCCTAGTTAAAGCTCTGAACCTTCCAGAGTCTATCGTGAATGACAATGGTGAAGTCCATTTTGAGGACCTAGAAGACActgaggatgaagaaataagCGACGAGGATCTGGATGATGAAAAAATGATGGAGCTTGATGGCCAGCTATCTGAGATTTTCAAGCGTAGGAAAGAGGCCCTATCAAAGATTCCAACAGGAAATAAGAGAAAACAAGAGGTCAAAGAGTCAAGAGAAAACGTCATTGCTTTTAAACACAGAGTTGTTGACATGCTGGAGATTTTTGTTCGTTGGGCTGAAAGTGAGCTGAAACAAGGAGGTCGGCCAGAAAAGTCGGTAACCAGCAAGATAATCAGTATTATCTTGCCGCTGATAAGTTGTGTTCGTACCACTTTGGATAAGCCCTTGGCTGAAAAAGTTAccaagcttctcaaaaataaaatATGCAAGTTGAAAATCACCACGGATACTTCACTTGATGGTCTTGAGGAGAATCTTTTCGAGAACAGTTTGAAGTCTGTGCATGAAGCTATGCTACTCAAGAAATGTGGACAGTTCCAGAACCTATATTTCTCTGCATGCTCCACTGCTTCAATGTTCCTCGCCAAGCTATTCGTGCATAGGTCCCCTCGCCCCGAAACATACTTTACGTTAACTGAAGTTTACCATAAAACCCTAAACGAGTGGTTTGTCGGCGGGAAGTTTTCTGCCAATTTGTTTATAGAATTCCTAAATTGGCTTTCAAtaaaaaagcagcagaatTCCGATTGA
- the MDL2 gene encoding ATP-binding cassette permease MDL2 (similar to uniprot|P33311 Saccharomyces cerevisiae YPL270W MDL2 Half-type ATP-binding cassette (ABC) transporter of the inner mitochondrial membrane), whose translation MLLARFSRQQGGARLPLGVQLLSWRRGLSGVQAFIHLSPARYHGATHRPLGLLQRPTQLDLRNPVSSSFIRYHSQNSPNSSTPSSSNDSGGKANNESTEEKSKTNYREILRLIRLARHDWKLLSVAIGLLTISSTVGMTIPKVIGIVLDAVKNASGGFSGPMTLEDLPPIIYGLGMFDFLAIFAGILVFGTIANFGRIVLLRVLGEKLVARLRSNVIKKIIHQDAEFFDRNKVGDLISRLSSDAYVVSRSMTQNVSDGFKAIICGGVGIGMMINISASLTSALFLFAPPLLVGALIYGKKIRMISRELQESTGNLTKVSEEQLSGVKTIQAFVAEGKELHRYNNAIRKVFSFGKKEALTNATFFSSTGILGDLSFLIVLAYGSHLVLQGGLSVGDLTAFMLYTEYTGSAVFGLSNFYSELMKGAGAASRLFEMTDHTSQIKPSSGKPYVPSWGEIKFEDVSFSYPTRPGNQIFNKLNFTIEPGSNVCVVGPSGRGKSTIASLLLRYYDPNSGRIMIDGQNISKLSCKSLRRHLGVVQQEPMLMSGSIRYNLTYGMNSEVTMDEIRSVAKKCFCHGFITKFPEGYETVIGPRGASLSGGQKQRIAIARALIKKPKILILDEATSALDVESEGAINYTLGRLMRSRELTIISIAHRLSTIRRSENVIVLGNDGSVVEMGKFKELYANDQSELFKLLNDKKPTQLQSQSRNSVETKENEVDDQVLEQVANDFNLDQKSSKLTP comes from the coding sequence ATGCTGCTGGCAAGATTTTCACGCCAACAAGGCGGTGCAAGGTTACCTTTGGGAGTGCAACTTCTGAGCTGGCGGCGTGGACTCTCAGGCGTCCAAGCGTTCATTCATTTGTCTCCAGCACGATACCATGGTGCGACTCACAGGCCTTTAGGGTTGCTACAGAGACCCACACAACTCGATCTTCGGAATCCAGTATCCTCTTCCTTCATCCGTTATCACTCTCAGAACTCTCCCAACTCTTCCACACCATCTTCATCCAATGACTCAGGTGGAAAAGCTAACAATGAATCGACTGAAGAGAAGAGTAAAACCAACTACAGGGAGATACTAAGACTCATTAGATTAGCACGTCACGATTGGAAGCTGCTATCAGTTGCCATTGGGCTTTTAACCATCAGCTCAACGGTTGGGATGACCATTCCGAAAGTAATTGGTATAGTTTTGGATGCTGTTAAAAATGCTTCTGGGGGCTTTTCGGGGCCAATGACGTTAGAAGATTTGCCTCCAATCATATATGGCCTTGGGATGTTTGACTTTCTCGCTATTTTTGCAGGGATCTTAGTGTTTGGTACTATTgcaaattttggaagaatTGTTCTACTAAGGGTACTAGGTGAGAAACTTGTCGCTAGGTTGCGCTCCAATGTAATAAAGAAAATCATACACCAGGACGCGGAATTCTTTGATAGAAATAAAGTCGGGGATTTAATCTCTCGTCTAAGTTCTGACGCATATGTCGTGTCACGCTCGATGACCCAGAACGTATCTGACGGGTTCAAAGCTATAATCTGTGGCGGTGTTGGAATTGGTATGATGATAAATATTTCTGCCTCTCTCACATCCGCGCTGTTCCTCTTTGCTCCACCATTGCTAGTTGGAGCTCTAATCTACGGTAAGAAAATCAGGATGATATCAAGAGAACTTCAGGAGTCGACTGGTAACCTTACAAAAGTTTCTGAGGAGCAGCTTAGCGGAGTTAAGACTATCCAAGCATTCGTTGCTGAAGGCAAAGAGCTTCATCGTTACAATAATGCCATTAGAAAAGTGTTTTCATTCGGAAAAAAAGAGGCTTTGACGAATGCTACATTCTTCAGCTCCACTGGTATTCTGGGAGAtctgagctttttgattgttCTGGCGTATGGTTCACATTTGGTTTTACAAGGCGGCTTGTCAGTCGGTGATCTTACTGCGTTTATGCTTTACACAGAGTACACTGGGTCCGCTGTGTTTGGCTTATCGAACTTCTACTCTGAGCTTATGAAAGGGGCGGGTGCTGCATCAAGGCTTTTCGAGATGACGGATCACACTTCTCAAATCAAGCCTAGTAGCGGAAAACCGTATGTTCCAAGTTGGGGGGAAATTAAGTTTGAAGATGTTTCCTTCAGTTATCCAACTAGGCCTGGAAACCagattttcaacaaactaAATTTCACAATAGAACCTGGCTCCAATGTGTGTGTTGTGGGTCCCTCTGGAAGGGGAAAGTCGACAATAGCTTCTTTGTTGCTCAGGTATTACGACCCAAATAGCGGTCGCATAATGATTGATGGGCAAAACATCTCAAAATTGAGCTGTAAATCTTTAAGGCGCCATTTAGGTGTTGTTCAGCAAGAGCCTATGTTGATGTCAGGTAGTATAAGATACAACCTAACTTATGGTATGAATTCTGAGGTGACAATGGATGAAATAAGGTCTGTCGCAAAAAAGTGTTTTTGCCACGGATTTATCACCAAGTTTCCAGAGGGCTATGAAACTGTGATAGGCCCAAGGGGTGCGTCGCTAAGCGGTGGCCAAAAACAGCGGATAGCGATAGCTCGAGCGCTaataaaaaaaccaaaaatcTTGATTCTAGACGAAGCAACATCTGCCCTAGATGTTGAAAGTGAAGGAGCTATTAATTATACCCTGGGAAGACTTATGAGAAGCCGCGAGTTGACTATTATAAGTATAGCACACCGTTTAAGCACAATCAGAAGGTCCGAAAACGTTATTGTGCTAGGAAACGACGGGTCTGTTGTTGAAATGGGTAAATTTAAGGAGCTTTACGCGAATGACCAGAGTGAGCTTTTTAAGCTACTAAATGATAAGAAACCGACCCAGCTACAGTCACAAAGTCGAAACTCAGTCGAAACGAAAGAAAATGAAGTGGATGATCAAGTGTTGGAGCAGGTTGCCAATGACTTCAACTTGGACCAGAAGTCTTCCAAGCTTACTCCATGA
- the KAR9 gene encoding Kar9p (weakly similar to uniprot|P32526 Saccharomyces cerevisiae YPL269W KAR9 Karyogamy protein required for correct positioning of the mitotic spindle and for orienting cytoplasmic microtubules localizes at the shmoo tip in mating cells and at the tip of the growing bud in small-budded cells through anaphase): protein MELASPSKKLSELLSESVDVLSSTARSLDNPKLDGDVEKNLAKLQALWQFLKDVLSSNFDDKCSPAELLDRFEWMQKSKKQFYMLCQEVADFDSKLEELLKIIEHNLAKGSVGENPELLFESFEGCWSSLESFKPVLISSKAIFEAGLEFNEILNDHLGSLDMLVDENIEKCSEIRRHTPSTEFNSGEFDKPKRVSTILLASADTGFSTLPRFPNDNEAIDSFIAVGESMNLLEGNLRLVPSTKIETFTGRKIHNKEFLSKILHQKHHTISLKYETLVAAYVSLKSDLVDTRWQFMFQVLNDSIAGDIDQVRDILLDSSRTATHIHNANRLLALSSTIEKNFNIIYQALSYSVLTIEVTEKANELASQWLALQSEIDLLDLKENYDQDIAVGLRRLSLKSTGSEDSRRSEPQSKGVGALLLQRMNIKPVIIQNTPTSVEKRNTNYANKMAPQSAAINLYEVPVLKLPEASTGSGEENKEISAELSFRKLLSKICVFSGRRSGLPIYLDRNSGYMSSLRTKLSSPMRIRLKASSQPSIRRGRIAHCVKVT from the coding sequence ATGGAGCTAGCATCTCCTAGCAAAAAACTTTCGGAGCTCTTGTCagaaagtgttgatgtTTTAAGCAGTACAGCACGAAGTTTAGATAATCCTAAACTGGACGGTGACGTTGAGAAGAACCTCGCTAAGCTACAGGCTCTGTGgcagtttctgaaagaTGTCCTGTCGTCGAATTTTGATGACAAGTGTAGTCCAGCAGAGTTATTAGACAGGTTTGAGTGGATGCAGAAGAGCAAAAAGCAGTTCTATATGCTTTGTCAAGAAGTTGCCGACTTCGACTCCAAGttggaagagctgctcaaaattATAGAACACAACTTAGCTAAGGGCTCAGTTGGGGAGAATCCAGAACTATTATTTGAAAGCTTCGAGGGCTGCTGGTCCAGCCTCGAGAGTTTCAAACCTGTTTTGATATCATCAAAGGCGATTTTCGAAGCAGGGTTAGAATTTAACGAAATACTTAACGATCACCTTGGTTCTCTTGATATGCTTGTTGATGAgaatattgaaaaatgctCAGAAATACGACGACACACTCCTTCAACAGAATTCAACAGTGGTGAGTTTGATAAGCCCAAACGAGTGAGCACAATTCTTTTGGCAAGCGCTGACACTGGCTTTAGTACCCTTCCAAGGTTTCCGAATGATAACGAAGCGATTGATAGCTTCATTGCAGTTGGAGAATCGATGAACCTTTTGGAGGGCAATCTTAGGTTGGTGCCAAGTACCAAAATCGAAACGTTCACGGGCAGGAAAATTCACAATAAAGagtttttgtcaaaaatcttACACCAAAAACACCACACTATTTCTCTGAAGTATGAGACACTGGTAGCGGCGTATGTGTCATTAAAGAGTGACTTGGTTGATACCAGGTGGCAGTTCATGTTTCAGGTATTGAACGATTCAATTGCTGGCGACATTGATCAAGTGCGGGACATTCTTTTAGATTCCAGTCGGACAGCGACACACATTCATAATGCTAATAGGTTACTGGCATTAAGTTCGACAATCGAAAAAAACTTCAATATCATATATCAGGCGCTTTCGTATTCAGTTCTGACGATAGAAGTCACAGAAAAAGCCAATGAGCTCGCCTCCCAATGGCTCGCGCTACAATCCGAAATTGATTTATTGGACTTGAAGGAAAACTATGATCAAGATATAGCAGTGGGCCTTCGTCGGCTTTCTCTCAAAAGCACTGGGAGTGAGGATTCCAGGCGTTCAGAGCCTCAATCTAAGGGCGTAGGGGctcttttgcttcaaagaatgAACATTAAGCCAGTAATAATACAAAACACGCCAACGTCAGTAGAAAAGAGGAACACCAATTACGCGAACAAAATGGCGCCACAGTCAGCCGCCATTAATCTTTATGAAGTCCCCGTTTTGAAATTGCCCGAAGCCTCTACCGGCAgtggagaagaaaacaaggaaaTCTCGGCTGAACTCTCGTTTCGTAAGCTACTGAGCAAAATATGCGTTTTCTCGGGGCGTCGTTCTGGACTTCCTATATACCTGGATCGAAATTCTGGTTACATGAGCTCTTTGCGCACGAAATTGAGCAGTCCTATGAGGATTAGACTTAAGGCTAGTAGTCAACCTTCGATACGTCGTGGAAGAATAGCACACTGCGTCAAGGTTACATAA